The genomic DNA GGTATTCCCAATAAAAAGCCAATATGAGTTACATCGACTGCCTTGCCCAACGGAAGCACAACAATTGTAAAACGTCAATTCATTGGTACTTCCACTGCCTCAGCAAACCAATGGATATagtaaaaattacaaaacataACAGGGGCTGTGTCTGAATCTTGACATCTGTAAGAGTCATCATAGTAAATTTGTATTCACTATACCAGGAACCCATTACCTGCACTTGACTGTCTGAGTTGCCTTCGAGGCATACGTAGACTTAATCGGCAAACACAGCATCCATACTTTCACTGCAGTGTAGCCACGGGTGGCGATCAAACCACCCCGACTTGAAGGACCTATTCCTGTCTCCGTTGGACTTAGAAGGAAATGATTTCTTGACTGATATTGTCTATCTCCAAGTAGAGGCAACTGAGAACCAACTGCTTCAATAGACTCAACAGCAGCATAATCCTGGCCGCTCTCAGAACTCCTCTTTGGCAATTTTTCCATCGCAAGACTCTTCTGCATTCTCATCCTCGACGTTCGCCTTATTATCCTGGGGCCTTACCCCGGATAAAAGCGACTTCTTCCTCGATATTCAGGGTTTTTGAGAGGACATTGCTGAGTTAAGATCATGTTCCAAAGACGAATCCAGTAATGAAGAGAGTGAGTCGCTTGGATGCAGGGACGATTTGACACATTTATATTTTTGTCACATTTATCCTTTGCTGTAATTTTAGCTGGTTTTTTTTCTGTAGTTGTGTATCACcgaataaaaaaaagtaaaaatacgAACTGGGGAGATGATATTGTAAAAATGTAAAGTTCATCAGGAATGATTCTATCTGGATTAGAGAATTCGAACTATTAATCAGAAGGTCGTCGTAGTTTCGACTCCTGCAACGAAGCACACGGATTTtgtccgagtatccccgagtcaccatcgaaGAACTCTATCAACTCCTTGCACAGTGACCACGCCTTCTAGCTAATGATTTCTTCCTCCTGCTCAGATCGATCTTCTTTGGTCTTGATCTTCCTCGAAGGTTGCCCAATTAAGTGGCTCTATGCAAAATATTTGCAATTCAGCCATAAATTCAACACCATTTGATCGAAGTATGCAAATCACATCTCTAATAACCTTACATTTAATCTAGTTAATGCTGTTGAGCCACCAAGACGTGAAATTCTTTCCAACAATAGCCACTATTGATCTCAGCAACGATATGAAACATCAGCACAAGAATAATCACTACGAATTTACAGTCAATATGTACCCAATTTTTCATTGTCGCTCTATGCGAAATATTTGCAATTCAGCCAGTAAATTCAACACCACTTGATCAAAGTATGCAAATCACATCTCtgaaaactttaaatttaaatctGGTTAATGCTGTTGAGCCATCAACTGAAGACGGGAAATTCTTTCCAACAACATCGACCAATTGATCTCAGCAACGATATGAAACATTAACACAAGAATAATCACTAAGGATTTATAATCAGTATGTACCCAAATTTTCCTTGAATTGATTTAATAGCTTCCATACAAGCGCCGTCGGACACAGCTGCGAGCAAAACGTGGCCCATTGCGACGATATCCAGTGCGGTCCTTTCGTTCCGAGAAGCTTTTACACCGGTTGTCAAACCGCGAATCAACACAGCCAACAGAGGGATAAACCTTTATGAGAGCACAAAGAGTGGCGGCGAAGTACTCATAGATTTGCAGTACATTCACAATCCATAATGTCGACTGCATAATAAATCAAAGCTCACTGCAAGCCGCTGAGTTTACCAACCAAGAGTCATTCTTTTCAGTTGCGATTTAGATTTTTATGAAATGTGTGTACTTGTTCTTACCAATTTCTTCCAAGGAATTTTTAAtgggaaaaaataaaagaagcaTTCTCATTGGTTTATGAAAACACGCCACATCCAAACCTCCAAACCTCCCACAAGGAACCACTTTGGAGAATTTTAGTTTCAATCATTTAAGATTCCTTATTGGTCGGTTAGAGACACGCCACTTTCAAACAAGTACAAAACGTTCTCCTAGCAACAAAAATCCTTCTTGATTTAAAATTATGGTAAAGAGAGAACTATATCAATAATttaaatgtttgtttgttttccaaggGAAAACTCTTCCTTCTTTCATTCCGGCGCTATGTACAGTTGAAAGAATCCGGTAGCAACAGCAGTTGACAGCTATGATATCTTTTAATAATGAGCCAATTTTGCTGAAATGCTTTGAGGCCATGGATGTTTTGGTTTTTATTGCCTAGCATAAAGGTTGCGCACATTTTTAGGGCGAGTGGAAAAACAAGATTATTATGAACTCCTTTCATATACTTATCAAGGTTCCGTGCTATTGAATTCAAATGCCCTTGGTCTTTTTACGGTTGGTGGCGTTACTATGGTTGGGTCTCATTCGACCGATTTAAAACCTTTATAAGTAAACAATATATGCATGGGGCAGAGAAATGGTTTCGTTTAAATGTTTCCTTTATTGGAAAGTTGCGGAATTTTCTCAGCTCACTTGCAGCTTTTCTCAATTTGACGTCAGTTTGGGATCATACAAAACAGAGCTGTGGCAAAAAAGGAATGTATTACCTCTGAAGCCTTCGATTTTATCATTAAAATAATTACATatgtatatttttaattaaatggaaagttaatatttaattcttttcaAGGAAATTAACAAAGAAACCTGCGTACGACGGAGAAAAGCGGAAGCCTTTTAAGTTATCTCGCTTTGCTCAGTTGTCACATTGTCTTTAATTAGCACCAAAAATGACAAGAAATCAGTTGTAAGTTGGTGTGAGATGTAAAAAAGCATACTCGGGGGCCCACGACAGATTGACCATTTGTCTCGTATGTTAATTGGGCACTTCAAAAAGCACTCGTGAGCTTCGAATCTAGCAGTTCTACGCTTCTTTTTGTCCTGTCAAAATCCTTTATGTTTTCAGAAGGAAGATGTATTTTTCCATCTTGACGCCATTGATAATAGTAAATTGCTAAACAGATGCTGGGAAGTTTAACCCCTACTTGGACAACAGAGCGCACTCAATCATGCCCTcaaatgtcttttgtttagcCCTCGCAACTATGGCCCTCGTCATGGCCATAACATGCTTTAGGTCCAACCAGCAGCACTTCACGCAACCGTCATGGTTCGACGTGCATTTGACATCTCTTAACGAACGAATGCTGAAATCACGTGCTTGGCATGCTTTAAAGCCTcttttacactagcaagttttccttgacaagcccacttgtcaaggaaaacttgccgcctgtacacactagcaagttctcCTTGAAAAGTTtatccttgacaagttttccttggtaatgTAAATGggaaatatgacaagttttccttgacaagtgcacttgacaagtaatttacactagcaaatatcgtccttgacaagtttccttgttcaaaaactagcaagccagtttttgaacaaggacgcTTGTCAAGGACAaaattgtcatatttttccatttacactgccaaggaaaacttactagtgtaaatgaggcttaaaaaataaataacgcGCTATGTTAAATTACTGAAGCCTTTTAGATATGCCGCGGAGTGTCAAACAAATATAAAGggtctttttgttctttttacgagttttttcaaggtttttgatTTTGCATTTTTAGATTTTTGTCACCTGCCCGGCGAGAatcttttttctcttgtttattGCCATTAAGTCTTTTTATAACCAACAAATGTGGGTATGAAGCACTTCTCCACAAGAAAAAACTCAAATTTGCTTCAGAAATTGTACAATGATAATGGTGAAAAGGCCTTGTCGTTGACGGCCCAGATCATCGGGAAACGAAGCAAAACTAaaatcacaggcagcccaggctCGGAGggttaaaaattataaggatttgtatgggaatcctgaTAACATACActcaaaaagatatttacatgcAAAAGTTCTGAAtgaaaaaagccgtactttattgtcctggtgactttctcgctttctgcccggttatttgcctgatttaaCGCTATTTAAGCGACTTTTCAGCTCCCCGgtttgtcactcgtacctaaatataggaaaggctggaaagtaatttctagcttacttCACATCTcaccgataaaatcacacttctccgacATCAGTCGCGCTCAAACTCtggcgatggccacacggataaatttacttctctttggccaagtttcaaggttcagcgagtatccattgctgagtaacagcgatgaatattcaaatattcaaaattcTTCGAGGCTCgatcgcttacaacgaatttggacacaGCTGGTCAACCGTTtacttgagcctcgatacggtgagagcaaataagtgaCGGTTAGTTTTTACCTTCCGAGTATGGGCCGATTATGATGAAACTGCCCTTGAAAAACACGTGGGAGCTGGATCCCACGCGTTTTTTGCGCGCAGTTTCCCGACTTGTAAAGATtcgaaataaagaaataaattctTAAGACCATGGGTAGTTTTAAACCTCTCTCCTTCATAAGGGCAGTTACCAGTGAGTTACATTAAAGTAACTGTTCCCTGAACAGGGTAGGTCTACGTAGGAAACAGGGTCAAGTCATTAACGCCTTctagcatcttcttcttcttcttcttcttctcctttagCAAAGCTGTCTACAAGTTGCAATTTAAATAACAGATCTTCCAGTAAAATGAGAATTGCACAGAGAAAAATTGTATCAAtatatttcctttattttcgCACCTGGATGACAGTGGCACCTTTTTATATAAGTATTGTTCGTGAAACATTTTACAATCAGAACAAATACCATAAGGCATacgcaaagaaaaaagaaataaaccgAACAAGAGACTTTCATGACGAGCAACGGCCTACAGTTTCCGTTGCGCGGGTGAAAATATCTCTTATGATCATCCAGTAAAAGTGATTACAACTCAAAAGGCAAAAGTCTATAGGGTGCCAAAAGCGGGATACAGCACGCGTAGAAGTCCTTTCAAGCTTCCGACTGGAAGAAAAAATGACgatttttgaccaatcacaaagTCATGCAAAACCATAATTATTTTCTATTCTTGCTTAAATATCAGTTAATAAGAGTGGAAATACATATTTACAAAACAAGCTTTTATACTATATGTAAGGACGAAAGAGTCTTTCATCATGCGTAATACCGGTTAGTCACAAAAGGTTATAAGATAAAGATGCCATGATGTAAATTCTACTTGGTATTAAATCGGTTATATACCAACAACAGGCTTTTGGTGGATTCCATTGCTTCAGTTCTAGTATgaaagtacaaaatacaaaatgtgTTTTGAGACGCTTCAATACAAAGTTTAGTTCAAAATTCTAGACCTACTTCCCATTATAGGTAGTTCCAGCTAGAATGTGTCTGATTAATTGATACTTTTTACAAAGCGGAAGATTCTGCTTGAAATCCTCTGTTACTGAAACCTCCATTCGCAGTATCCTTTCCTTTCTCTCCATCAACTTCCACGTGTTCTAGCTCTTGGCTTCGCCTTTCAATATTTTCCATCATTCGCTGGCCAGCGTAGGCTATGGCACCGAAGAACGCGAATCCGAAGACTAATATACCCACGGACATCCCGATCAGATCTGGGCCAAGTGGGAGGATAACAAAGGCGGTGACAAGAGAAATTGTGTCCAAGATGTAGATTAAGGCAGCAAGAACTTGGCGGTGAAAATGAGTGCCAAGAATGGAACCTAAAGGAGCCATGAACATAACGATTGGGGCGGTGACAATGATGTAATTCCAGGCCTGAAGGGTGACAGATTCTTGGATGACACGGCGCCAGAATAGACCCACCAGAGACGTCCATGCCATCATGACAACTGATGTCGGCGTGGCCGTCTTCTCAGTTACACGGAACAGAAGCGTCAAGACGCTGAAGCTGCAGATATCGACTCCACCACCGACAACGGCAGTAAATAGGCCACCGACAAATCCACACAAAAGAAGAACTATTATCTTCCACGGCTTGACGTCAGGAATGGTAGGGTAGGTCTTGCGCTTGTGATAGCGATTGAGAAGGAAAAGGGCAAATGCGAAGGCAAACCAGACGCACACAAAGATCATTTTCTTCACCTTTGCACTGACATAAGGATCGACAAACTCCAGCCCAAGTATCACTCCTAAGACCCCACcggaaaaacaaaagactatgGAGTGCATCTCTACCTGCACCCGCATCCAAAAGATGACAAACGTCGCTGCTGACATGCCACAGGACTGTACCATGAGGGCTACGTCACGTGCAACTGATGGTGACACATCGAAAGCCAGAGTCAATACGGGAAAAGCGACAGCGCCTCCACCTTCACTGGTCATTCCTATGAAACCAAAATTACTTTGTTATTGTTAGTATTACTCCTACAAGTCTATGGCACTCATCAGCATTCCAAATTGGATCGTTCCGTGCTGcaatttaaaattaaacaatcttagTCTTCTTTACGCTTTTAATATTTGCAGGACGGTCGTCTTCAACAGATTCTGAAGTTAGAATAAAACAACTTTGCCAACAGATTTCTATGGCAATAAAAACATTCTTTCCGTGAAATGTTGACTACCTCGTTTTCAGTTGCACTTTGTTTTACTGCCCCTTTTTGCGGCTCAAAGCTAAAACGTGCAAAAATCCGTTTCATTTGCCATTTCGTTTGTCTGCAAAACACCTTTCTACTTCCATAAGCAGTGCTTTTAGTACTCGGTAAATGTGCAACGGATTGTAAAATATTACGAATAGTGGCGGTAAATGTAGGAATAGTCTTTACCTGCAACACAACCGCCAAGAACCATTGTCAACGTCATGTAATATCTGTCAGGAAACAGTGCAAACCAGTTGTATTTGATGGCGC from Montipora capricornis isolate CH-2021 chromosome 2, ASM3666992v2, whole genome shotgun sequence includes the following:
- the LOC138039128 gene encoding uncharacterized protein, yielding MSGEVAVNLPLDNGTYKARPPHSPTISPSRNHEQASSNQKQSGEEPRRGRRTVGQWFKKYFWEGQTLNKTQNKALAELDPDAPWHKKLMVKYRLFVGIAIASGLCHVVWWTCAIKYNWFALFPDRYYMTLTMVLGGCVAGMTSEGGGAVAFPVLTLAFDVSPSVARDVALMVQSCGMSAATFVIFWMRVQVEMHSIVFCFSGGVLGVILGLEFVDPYVSAKVKKMIFVCVWFAFAFALFLLNRYHKRKTYPTIPDVKPWKIIVLLLCGFVGGLFTAVVGGGVDICSFSVLTLLFRVTEKTATPTSVVMMAWTSLVGLFWRRVIQESVTLQAWNYIIVTAPIVMFMAPLGSILGTHFHRQVLAALIYILDTISLVTAFVILPLGPDLIGMSVGILVFGFAFFGAIAYAGQRMMENIERRSQELEHVEVDGEKGKDTANGGFSNRGFQAESSAL